A section of the Neisseria dumasiana genome encodes:
- a CDS encoding UDP-N-acetylmuramoyl-tripeptide--D-alanyl-D-alanine ligase — MKPLDLNFICQTLNLPMPSDNQTVKRIVTDSRDIQSGDVFFALAGERFDAHDFVADVLAKGALAAVVSREDCAAQPGALKVADTLKVLQDLARAWRENINPFVFGITGSSGKTTVKEMLAAVLRHRFGAEAVLATAGNFNNHIGLPLTLLKLTPAHRYAVIEMGMNHFGELAELTRIAKPDVALVNNALRAHVGCGFDGVGDIAKAKSEIYQGLDSDGLALIPCQDPNAAVFQAATQGLKCQTFGAEEGGIHAENIVLNPLSCEFDLVCGNQRAAVKLPVPGKHNVHNAVAAAALAQAAGLSLQEISDGLAGFANIKGRLNIKKGIKGATVLDDTYNANPDSMKAAIDVLAQLSAPRVFVMGDMGELGEDEAAAMHAEVGAYARSKGIEAAYFVGNDSAYAAETFGGNGLWFADKDPLIQVLAHDLPQEANVLVKGSRFMKMEEVVEALLATE; from the coding sequence CTAAACTTCATCTGCCAAACCCTAAACCTACCGATGCCGTCTGACAACCAAACCGTCAAACGCATCGTTACCGACAGCCGCGATATTCAAAGCGGCGATGTCTTTTTTGCCTTGGCGGGCGAACGCTTCGACGCGCATGATTTTGTGGCAGACGTATTGGCAAAAGGCGCGCTTGCCGCCGTGGTGTCGCGCGAAGATTGCGCCGCGCAGCCGGGTGCGTTGAAAGTGGCCGATACGCTCAAAGTCCTGCAAGATTTGGCGCGCGCGTGGCGGGAAAATATCAACCCGTTTGTATTCGGCATCACCGGCTCGTCCGGCAAAACCACCGTTAAAGAAATGCTGGCCGCCGTGTTGCGCCACCGTTTCGGCGCGGAGGCCGTGCTGGCGACGGCGGGCAATTTCAACAACCATATCGGCCTGCCGCTCACCCTGCTCAAGCTCACGCCCGCGCACCGCTATGCCGTGATTGAAATGGGCATGAACCACTTCGGCGAATTGGCCGAGCTGACCCGCATTGCCAAGCCCGATGTCGCGCTCGTTAACAACGCCCTGCGCGCCCATGTCGGCTGCGGTTTCGACGGCGTGGGCGATATTGCCAAAGCCAAAAGCGAGATTTATCAAGGGTTGGATTCAGACGGCCTCGCCCTGATTCCCTGCCAAGACCCGAATGCCGCTGTTTTCCAAGCCGCAACACAAGGCTTGAAATGCCAAACTTTCGGTGCGGAAGAGGGCGGTATCCACGCGGAAAATATCGTGTTGAACCCGCTTTCCTGCGAATTTGATTTGGTGTGCGGCAACCAGCGCGCCGCCGTCAAACTGCCCGTGCCCGGCAAACACAACGTCCACAACGCCGTGGCCGCCGCCGCGCTCGCCCAAGCAGCGGGATTGAGCCTGCAAGAAATTTCAGACGGCCTCGCCGGTTTTGCCAACATCAAAGGCCGTCTGAATATCAAAAAAGGCATCAAAGGCGCAACCGTGCTCGACGACACCTACAACGCCAACCCCGACAGCATGAAAGCCGCCATCGACGTGCTCGCCCAACTCTCCGCCCCGCGCGTGTTCGTGATGGGCGATATGGGCGAACTCGGTGAAGACGAAGCCGCCGCCATGCACGCCGAAGTGGGCGCATACGCACGCAGTAAAGGTATCGAAGCGGCCTATTTTGTCGGCAACGACAGCGCGTACGCGGCGGAAACCTTCGGCGGCAACGGCCTGTGGTTCGCCGACAAAGACCCGCTGATTCAAGTGCTGGCACACGATTTGCCGCAAGAGGCGAATGTGCTGGTAAAAGGCTCGCGCTTTATGAAGATGGAAGAAGTGGTTGAGGCGTTGTTGGCAACAGAATGA